The following proteins come from a genomic window of Streptomyces sp. NBC_01716:
- a CDS encoding adenosylcobinamide-GDP ribazoletransferase, with amino-acid sequence MSAPRSTHTPADGIRFAFGTLTALPVRVTRWDRDAARAGMLAAPLAGLAVGLCAAAVGGVLLLAGSGPLLAAVATTAVPAALTRGLHLDGLADTADGLGSAKPAEDALRIMKQSDIGPFGVITLLLVLLAQVAALTELYDEGWAYGAVAAALAAVTARLALTLAARTGVPPARPDGLGAAVAGCVPARAAVLASLLVTALAAAACGGLFGAYGALHHTLALAAGLGAAQALLAHCVRRFGGVTGDVFGGLAETAATATLIVLTLG; translated from the coding sequence ATGAGCGCCCCACGTTCGACGCACACGCCCGCCGACGGCATACGGTTCGCGTTCGGCACGCTCACCGCGCTCCCGGTCCGGGTCACCCGCTGGGACCGTGACGCCGCCCGCGCCGGGATGCTCGCGGCGCCGCTGGCAGGTCTTGCCGTGGGCCTGTGTGCCGCCGCCGTGGGCGGCGTACTGCTCCTGGCGGGCTCCGGGCCGCTGCTCGCCGCCGTGGCCACCACCGCCGTCCCCGCCGCGCTCACGCGGGGCCTGCATCTCGACGGTCTCGCCGACACCGCCGACGGACTCGGCAGCGCGAAACCGGCCGAGGACGCGCTGCGGATCATGAAGCAGTCGGACATCGGCCCGTTCGGCGTGATCACCCTGCTGCTCGTCCTGCTGGCCCAGGTGGCCGCGCTGACGGAGCTGTACGACGAGGGCTGGGCGTACGGCGCCGTCGCCGCCGCCCTCGCGGCCGTCACCGCGCGGCTCGCGCTCACCCTGGCCGCGCGTACGGGCGTACCGCCCGCGCGGCCCGACGGACTGGGCGCCGCCGTCGCCGGCTGTGTGCCGGCGCGGGCCGCGGTACTGGCGTCGCTGCTCGTGACGGCGCTCGCCGCGGCGGCGTGCGGCGGCCTGTTCGGGGCGTACGGCGCCCTGCACCACACCCTGGCCCTCGCGGCCGGTCTCGGCGCCGCCCAGGCGCTGCTCGCCCACTGCGTGCGCCGCTTCGGCGGCGTCACCGGGGATGTCTTCGGCGGCCTCGCCGAGACGGCGGCCACCGCGACTTTGATCGTCCTGACCCTGGGGTGA
- the cobT gene encoding nicotinate-nucleotide--dimethylbenzimidazole phosphoribosyltransferase gives MNLDDFSDLIERPDGGLRRDAEERRERLSVPPGALGRLDELAEWLSAAQASVPVTAIRQPRVVLFAGDHGVAALNVSARPAGSAHLLVRAVLEGESPVAVLARRAGVPVRIVDAGLDCDPELLPTEVVRHRVRRGSGRIDVEDALTIEEAEQAVRLGMAIADEEADSGTDLVVLGDLSVGGTTPAAALIAALCGTDASVVTGRGGAGIDDLAWMRKCAAIRDSLRRARPVLGDQLELLATVGGADLAATTGFLLQSAVRRMPVILDGVVSTACALVGQRAAFRAPDWWLAGQVSGEPAQAKALDRMAIDPLLDHGVVVGEGTGALLALPLVQAAAALGAELPERPEPEPESEAAAEAAAAAENAGIEDVT, from the coding sequence TGGGCCGGCTCGACGAACTGGCCGAGTGGTTGTCGGCCGCCCAGGCCTCCGTACCCGTCACCGCCATCCGGCAGCCGCGCGTGGTGCTCTTCGCCGGTGACCACGGGGTCGCCGCGCTCAATGTCTCGGCGCGCCCCGCAGGCAGCGCGCATCTGCTGGTACGCGCGGTGCTGGAGGGCGAGAGCCCCGTGGCCGTGCTCGCGCGCCGCGCGGGGGTGCCGGTACGGATCGTGGACGCCGGTCTCGACTGCGATCCGGAGCTGCTTCCTACAGAGGTCGTACGCCATCGGGTACGGCGCGGCAGCGGGCGTATCGATGTCGAGGACGCGCTGACGATCGAGGAGGCCGAGCAGGCCGTACGGCTCGGCATGGCGATCGCCGACGAGGAGGCCGACTCCGGCACGGACCTGGTCGTGCTCGGCGATCTGAGCGTCGGCGGTACGACTCCGGCCGCCGCCCTGATCGCGGCGCTGTGCGGCACGGACGCGTCCGTGGTGACGGGGCGCGGCGGCGCGGGGATCGACGACCTGGCGTGGATGCGCAAGTGCGCGGCGATCAGGGACTCCCTGCGCAGGGCGCGGCCGGTGCTCGGGGACCAGCTGGAGCTGCTGGCCACGGTGGGCGGTGCGGATCTGGCGGCGACGACCGGGTTCCTGCTGCAGAGCGCGGTGCGGCGGATGCCGGTGATTCTGGACGGCGTCGTCTCGACTGCGTGCGCGCTGGTCGGCCAGCGGGCGGCGTTCCGGGCTCCGGACTGGTGGCTGGCGGGCCAGGTGAGCGGGGAGCCGGCGCAGGCGAAGGCGCTGGACCGGATGGCGATCGATCCGCTGCTCGACCACGGGGTGGTCGTGGGCGAGGGGACGGGCGCGCTGCTGGCACTCCCGCTGGTGCAGGCGGCGGCGGCACTGGGGGCGGAACTCCCGGAACGGCCGGAGCCTGAACCGGAGTCGGAGGCGGCGGCGGAGGCGGCGGCGGCGGCGGAGAACGCGGGCATCGAGGACGTGACGTAA